The following is a genomic window from Mustela erminea isolate mMusErm1 chromosome 2, mMusErm1.Pri, whole genome shotgun sequence.
atttcaaaaatactttaatacttaagcttaatattaaatatttatatattaaaaatatttcagactgGTATCATCCATTATCTATGGAACTTCAGATGTCTATAAGAAAATAcaacttgaggggcgcctgggtggctcagtgggttaaagcctctgcctttggctcaggtcacgatccctgggtcctgggatcgaacccccgcatggggctctctgctcggtggggagcctggttcccttcctctctctctgctggcctctctgcctgcttgtgatccctgtcaaataaataaaatctaaaaaaaaaaaagaaaagaaaaaatacaacttgaccatttctgtattttttccaactctaatttttaaagactaCAATGAccaaaatagcaaatatttggtAATATCACTTATCTTCACACGTTGAAAAAAGATATTGATTCTGaacatttatataatacattaacCATGCAactctataataaaaataacagaataagaaaaagtataaaaagtataaaagtataacagtataaaaaaagtaaaaaaagtataACAGTATAAAAAAAGTAACAGTATAAGATTGAGGTTCTCaagctcagtggttctcaaacttctggcacatcagaatcccctggagggctCGTTAAAACCAATTGGCAGGTCACAACCCGTGATTCAGGAGGCCTAGAGAGCCTGAGAACGCCTATTTCGACAAGTTTCCggtgatgctgatgctggggTCCAGGCACTATACTTTGAGAACGACTGCTTTAGCGTAATCAAAGGTGGCACACACGCTTGATTTTTAAATCGGTCATGTCATCAAGCCAGATTTATAAgtaaaaagagatttaaagacCTGTTATTTACGGAAGTTCTTACTTAGAAGCTGCCAATATAGTTACAGACAGTCATTACCACCGTTTAATTTGGCATGTCCTTGATGCAGAACATAACTTAAAAACAATCATTACTGGTATTACTATTCCTTTTTAAGAGTTCAGGAACTGAGACTCAGAGTGCAAAAGCTGTGTTTCAGTACAGGGCCTGAATTCCTAACTAGCTGATGACCCCCAGCAGTTGAGAACCGACCAGAGTGTACCAGGCACAGAACTAATTCTATAAGAAAAAGCTGAGTTAGACAGAGCCCTGTCCTCAGGGGATTCAGTCTGGGAGGAGATGCAGCTTAAACAAAGAACAAGGTACtaggagaaaagcagagggaagaaagtTAACACCTATTTCAAGGGCAATACACACCTTTAGTTCCTTAACTGCAAACCTCGCAATTCAGAATTTATTAGACTCTTGTAGTCTTACATTACTTTGTTTCCTGTAGTTCTACTTTTCCACCCGCTTGTCTTGTCCCCGAGATGAGAACCATGTTTTCACATGGTTCCTAAGGCACTAACACAGGAGTTTCGGAAATACTGATGAAGGATCTAACCAGCCAACAGGCTCATCTTTGAGGATGCCAGCAACCGTCCCTTCTTTGTCTAAAATGACACACAGTGAAGATATATGCAAGGACCCAGGATTTTTGAGAAACATTACAATATATATTGTTACTAATACTACCTCTTGCACTTAATTCTTAACTTCTGCtatctttaaagatatttagTTTTAACCAATGGTATCACTAACATTGACATTTTCACTCAAGCCATGAATGGTCAAAGGAAGTTCCAAGTTTTTGTACAGAAGACAGAGTCAGCCAAGGAGACACACCAGCTAAGAAAACTGAGAAGCAGCTAGACAGAGAAAAAACCAGGCGCATAATGTCAGAAAGCCAAGAAACAGGTGTTTCAAGGGTCTGGTCAATTGTGTCATGTAAGCTAACTGAGAAGTCAGGCAAGTGAGAACTGAAAATACCAGTGGATTTAAGACAGCCTTGTCCTTGCATCTTAAATGAGAGCACAGAACCCCAAGTGGGCTGGGAATTATTTGAGGTGAGGAAGGGAGACAGCAATGACAACAGATTTGAGAAATGTGaccaagaagggaaggaaagaggttCCGTAGCAGGCTGTTAGGGATGGAAGGTTCAGAGGACcgatagttttatttcttaagatgagATCTAGAACCGCAGAAGCATCTGATCTCTATTGACTTGCACTAGTATTATGGTaataatggtaattttttttcatttcagcaaaAAGCATTTACCATATAATTTTTCAATTCCCTTGAACTGAACATAAAGGTCTCTCACTTTGCTGGGTAATGAATAAAAAGGACCAAGATCATCTGATGATGACTCCATTGTTTTCTTAGCAACACTAATTTCTTCGGATAGGAGAGTCTCTTTGAGCTGTTTAGTTCTAGAAAACACTGGTGTTTGGGCCCTGGCATTTCCAGTCATGGCACTTTTTAGATGTTCTTTAAGGctctttctcctattttcttctgATCCCCTTCTGACTTCTGAAGAGGCATCATCAGGTTGCTGGTGCTGTTCTACGCTATTCCGGGGGAATTCCTCATTCGGAGTGTCGAGAGAGGATGCCTCCCAGCCCCTCTCTTCAGGACGCTGGTTGCCCACACCAGCGGGCGAGTTCTCCACGTTTCCAAAGTAGAGCGCCTGTGAAGAAGGCACGTCCTCCAAAGTGCCCCGCTGGGCAGAGGCATCCTCACGCCTGCTGCGGCTCCTCACGGGCTCGTCCGTCTCCCACTCCGCGAAGCCGCCCGCAGCAGTGGCGCCGCCTTCCCCACGAAGACCTTCGGTGCCGAGCCCTGCGGCGTGTTTTCCGCGTTCACAATCCTGCATACACTGTCGTCCCGCGTCGTCAACGTGAGCCAGAAAAGAATTTTCGGCAAAGCTGTCATAGTCGCCGAACATGTCCTCGTCGCTGTCGTTACTCTGCAAAGAAAACGAGGTCTGCGGTCAGTGCGGCTCGTTCCGGACAGACGCGGCGGCCGGGAGCCGTCCAGGCGCGCGAGTCCCTAAGCCGGGTCGGCGGCGGAACGGAGGTCACCGGCTCCGCTCCAGGATGAAGACGCGCGGGGCCAGGGCGTGGACGGGGTCTGCGCCCCCGCGCTCCCCGCAGGCCCCCGCGCTCCCCGCCGCCCCGCGCTCCCCGCacgcccgccgccgccccgcgctCCCCGCAGGCCCCCGCGCTCCCCGCCGCCCCGCGCTCCCCGCAAGCCCCGGCGCACGGAGACCGGCCGCAGGAGACTGCTCCCGGAGTCCGGACCGCCAGGGCCCGCACCGCAAGGCCCGCACCGCGCCCGCGACGGTCTCCTCGGCGGGAGACGGGAACGTGGAGGGAAACGGACGGCGAGCGGCGAAGGACACGCGGTCTCGGGTCCCCCCCGGTCCGCGGCCGTCCCGCCCCGCGCGCTGCACGCACGACCCCGGGCTCCACCCTGGACACCGACACGGAAAGCCACGGCGCGGCCCCGCGAGCCAGAGCTCCCGGCGACGCCGGAGTCGAGGCCGACGAGGGCCGCGGACCCCGGGCGCGACCTCGGGGTCTCTGCGCGCGCCCGAGCCGGCCTGCGGGCTCCTCCCGGGGGCGCGCCCCGACGCCTGCGTCCCCCCCCACGCGGGCAACCAGCCGGGCGCCCGCGGAGTCCGGCGCGGCGCGGGCGGTACCTGGAGCGGCTGCGCCTCCGCGGTCCGCCTCCGCCGGCTCCCGGCCCCCGGCTCCTCCGCCCGCTCCTGCCGGGGCTCCCCTGGGCTCGGCCGGGCCCTTTTGCGGACAGACACCCGCCGGCGGAGGCGGGACCCGCCCTCATCCATGGCCGGGGCCGAGGACCATGGCCGAACCCCGCCCCGCGGGGCCCGAGCAAGGGGAGCGCGGGGCCGCGCTCGCCGCTCCAGCCGCCTCGGGCCACAGGCCAATCGCGCGGGCTCTCAGGCCGGAAGCGGAAGCACGAGCGTAGGGACCCGCCTTTCCCTTGTCCAGTCAGAGGCGTCCCGGGCTCGCGGCCGGGAGCGTCGGAGCGGGAAGGGGCTGCGCAGGCGCGTCGGACAGCGGACGGGCTCCGTTCGCCCGCGGAACCTTTGAACCGAGTCCTCGGGCCAACCGGGGAAGAGCCGCGGCGGGACTCGTCAGGACGGCCGGGAGAGAGCAGCGGAAGAGGAGGGGCGACATGGCGGCCCTGGGCGCCGCTCGCGGTGGTCCGGGGGCGAAGCCGTGGACGCACCTCGTGAAGGCGGCTCTGGGCCTCACGGGCCGCGGGACCCGCTCGGGTACGACTTCCGGGTCCCAGGCCGTTCCGTGGCCGTCGCCGCCGCGCTCCCTGGGTGCGGGGGTGGTCCTGTGGGCCGGGGGACGCCGGCTCTTCGCGGGAGGAGCTTCCCCGAGAGGGTCGGGGTCCGCCGCGGGTCCTGACGCGCGTTTCACTCTGTTTCTGGAAGACGCGGCtcggcggggcgggcgcggggcggggcgggcgcggggtgACGGGACGCGGGGAGACGGGACGCGGGCTCCCCGCGGAGAGCCGGACACCGGGCCCCGAGCCGCGGCGCCCCGGGTTGCGTTTCCGGGTGAGAAGCGGCGTCTGAGCCGACCTGGAGAGCGGGGCGCCTGCCGGGACGTCCGGGCCCAGGAGGAGCCGCTGCGGGATTTGGAGAGacgcccccggccccgcgcccccgGCCGGGTCGCGGGCTCGCGCGGCGCCTGGGTCGCTCGTCTTCGGAACCTTCCGAGTCGCGTCGCCGCCGGGACCGGTGCCGTCCCGCGAAGGGGACAGGGATGTCCCCGagtcctccctccctttcccacgCGCGGAAGGAACGACCGCGTGGCTCTCGAGCAGCGGCAGGGACTGACTTGCCTCCAGCTCCAGGCGCAGCCGGCAAGGACGGGACATGTCCGGAGGCCCGGGTAGTGCACTGCGGGCGCCGGAGTCCGGGACGCGGGCCCGAGCGGGACGGGGGCTCTGGCGTCTCCCCTCGCCGCCGATCTTCGCCGCCAGTGGCTGCTCCTCGGAGGCCCCCGCCGGCTGCAGTGACGCACGACCCGCCTGGGGCTCTCCAGGCTCTGTCCTCGCAGCCGCTCCCCCTGCGGGGCGCGCGGGCGAAGCGGACCGTCCCCGCTGGGAGGCGCGCGGGGAGCCCCCGCCGCAGGGGCCGCGCAGCCGACGCTGTGCGTCCGGGGGTCCCTCCTGCCGGCTTGCCC
Proteins encoded in this region:
- the HELQ gene encoding helicase POLQ-like isoform X16; the encoded protein is MDEGGSRLRRRVSVRKRARPSPGEPRQERAEEPGAGSRRRRTAEAQPLQSNDSDEDMFGDYDSFAENSFLAHVDDAGRQCMQDCERGKHAAGLGTEGLRGEGGATAAGGFAEWETDEPVRSRSRREDASAQRGTLEDVPSSQALYFGNVENSPAGVGNQRPEERGWEASSLDTPNEEFPRNSVEQHQQPDDASSEVRRGSEENRRKSLKEHLKSAMTGNARAQTPVFSRTKQLKETLLSEEISVAKKTMESSSDDLGPFYSLPSKVRDLYVQFKGIEKLYEWQHTCLTLNSVQERKNLIYSLPTSGGKTLVAEILMLQELLCRRRDVLMILPYVAIVQEKISGLSSFGIELGFFVEEYAGSKGKFPPIKRREKKSLYIATIEKGHSLVNSLIETGRIGSLGLVVVDELHMIGEGSRGAILEMTLAKILYTSKTTQIIGMSATLNNVEDLQEFLQAECYTSQFRPVCT
- the HELQ gene encoding helicase POLQ-like isoform X17 codes for the protein MDEGGSRLRRRVSVRKRARPSPGEPRQERAEEPGAGSRRRRTAEAQPLQSNDSDEDMFGDYDSFAENSFLAHVDDAGRQCMQDCERGKHAAGLGTEGLRGEGGATAAGGFAEWETDEPVRSRSRREDASAQRGTLEDVPSSQALYFGNVENSPAGVGNQRPEERGWEASSLDTPNEEFPRNSVEQHQQPDDASSEVRRGSEENRRKSLKEHLKSAMTGNARAQTPVFSRTKQLKETLLSEEISVAKKTMESSSDDLGPFYSLPSKVRDLYVQFKGIEKLYEWQHTCLTLNSVQERKNLIYSLPTSGGKTLVAEILMLQELLCRRRDVLMILPYVAIVQEKISGLSSFGIELGFFVEEYAGSKGKFPPIKRREKKSLYIATIEKGHSLVNSLIETGRIGSLGLVVVDELHMIGEGSRGAILEMTLAKILYTSMLKHPLWGACITMRDSIA
- the HELQ gene encoding helicase POLQ-like isoform X19; translated protein: MDEGGSRLRRRVSVRKRARPSPGEPRQERAEEPGAGSRRRRTAEAQPLQSNDSDEDMFGDYDSFAENSFLAHVDDAGRQCMQDCERGKHAAGLGTEGLRGEGGATAAGGFAEWETDEPVRSRSRREDASAQRGTLEDVPSSQALYFGNVENSPAGVGNQRPEERGWEASSLDTPNEEFPRNSVEQHQQPDDASSEVRRGSEENRRKSLKEHLKSAMTGNARAQTPVFSRTKQLKETLLSEEISVAKKTMESSSDDLGPFYSLPSKVRDLYVQFKGIEKLYDKEGTVAGILKDEPVGWLDPSSVFPKLLC
- the HELQ gene encoding helicase POLQ-like isoform X14; this encodes MDEGGSRLRRRVSVRKRARPSPGEPRQERAEEPGAGSRRRRTAEAQPLQSNDSDEDMFGDYDSFAENSFLAHVDDAGRQCMQDCERGKHAAGLGTEGLRGEGGATAAGGFAEWETDEPVRSRSRREDASAQRGTLEDVPSSQALYFGNVENSPAGVGNQRPEERGWEASSLDTPNEEFPRNSVEQHQQPDDASSEVRRGSEENRRKSLKEHLKSAMTGNARAQTPVFSRTKQLKETLLSEEISVAKKTMESSSDDLGPFYSLPSKVRDLYVQFKGIEKLYEWQHTCLTLNSVQERKNLIYSLPTSGGKTLVAEILMLQELLCRRRDVLMILPYVAIVQEKISGLSSFGIELGFFVEEYAGSKGKFPPIKRREKKSLYIATIEKGHSLVNSLIETGRIGSLGLVVVDELHMIGEGSRGAILEMTLAKILYTSKTTQIIGMSATLNNVEDLQEFLQAECYTSQFRPVELKEYLKINDAIYEVDNKAENGMTFSRLLNCQYSDTLKKMDPDHLVALVTEVIPNYSCLVFCPTKKNCENVAEMICKFLSKSFSLGSI
- the HELQ gene encoding helicase POLQ-like isoform X15: MDEGGSRLRRRVSVRKRARPSPGEPRQERAEEPGAGSRRRRTAEAQPLQSNDSDEDMFGDYDSFAENSFLAHVDDAGRQCMQDCERGKHAAGLGTEGLRGEGGATAAGGFAEWETDEPVRSRSRREDASAQRGTLEDVPSSQALYFGNVENSPAGVGNQRPEERGWEASSLDTPNEEFPRNSVEQHQQPDDASSEVRRGSEENRRKSLKEHLKSAMTGNARAQTPVFSRTKQLKETLLSEEISVAKKTMESSSDDLGPFYSLPSKVRDLYVQFKGIEKLYEWQHTCLTLNSVQERKNLIYSLPTSGGKTLVAEILMLQELLCRRRDVLMILPYVAIVQEKISGLSSFGIELGFFVEEYAGSKGKFPPIKRREKKSLYIATIEKGHSLVNSLIETGRIGSLGLVVVDELHMIGEGSRGAILEMTLAKILYTSKTTQIIGMSATLNNVEDLQEFLQAECYTSQFRPIVPVQKYLFQG
- the HELQ gene encoding helicase POLQ-like isoform X18; this translates as MDEGGSRLRRRVSVRKRARPSPGEPRQERAEEPGAGSRRRRTAEAQPLQSNDSDEDMFGDYDSFAENSFLAHVDDAGRQCMQDCERGKHAAGLGTEGLRGEGGATAAGGFAEWETDEPVRSRSRREDASAQRGTLEDVPSSQALYFGNVENSPAGVGNQRPEERGWEASSLDTPNEEFPRNSVEQHQQPDDASSEVRRGSEENRRKSLKEHLKSAMTGNARAQTPVFSRTKQLKETLLSEEISVAKKTMESSSDDLGPFYSLPSKVRDLYVQFKGIEKLYGCLCRRGKEAYMISLQNKRGKPKISHRSSYCPLALLMSQIMSQATVGILDLSVHLANRWLSDPLLELDSNWLCPRCTGDAYT